The window CGCACTGTTCTGCGACATAGACACTTTCTTAATAACGCTATGCCGATGTCTAGACACACGCAATGGAATCTGATACAGGCTCACCGCCGCACCTCTCTCATTTCCCGTACACAATCAGGTGCATAACCACATAGTATAACCGTGCATCGGAAGACAGATGGCGCGCTTGCAGGGACTTGGGCAAGCTCGTGCGGCAAGCCACTCCCGCCAGAGCCCTATGGGCGCACAGGAACGCCACGCCTGACAGCGAATCAGAGGCGTGGCGTTCCGGATTCTCGCAGGGAGCAGGCCTGCGTCTATTCGACCTTGTAGGTGGCGGCCACCATGGCGCTGGCGGAGGCGGTGCCTGAACCGCTCGGCGGTGTGAACATGCGCATCATCGCCATCAGTCCTCCCTCGTCACCTACACCCATGACCTGCAGGCCAACGAGAGCCCCTAGCTTCCGCCCGGCCTTCGCAGCCGCCATCTCTGCGACTGACCGCGACTGATCGATCGCCTCACTGAGCGCCTTCTGTTGAAGTGCCTTGGCGTCCTTGACCCCGAACCTGATCATGTCCTGGGACGTGAGCATCTGGCTCACTACCATGGGGTTCACCGCCGCCCCCTCAGCCCCTGCAGCATCGACGATCCGTGCCGCATCGTCGAACACCAGGCCCGGGTCGATCTGGTTGATGCGCACCGTCAGAGTGCTGGACACAAAGAAGCTGTCCTTGTCCTTGTTGCCACCCATCATCTGCTGCAGCCCCCCGGCACTGATCCGTGGAGCCCCGGGCTTGATGTCTGCCTGCTTGACGCCCTGCTCAACCAGCTTGCTGACTGCCCGGTCTCGTCGATCCTGATTCACCATCAGCGCCGACTGGGCCGTCGGCCCAGTCCCCTGGATCGTCAGAACTACCTCCGCCCACTCGGGCGGCGCCTCCGCGGTGCCCATGGAGGTCACCGTGATCGTGTCCTGCGGCGATGGTCCGGTCGGATACATCTGTGCGAACCCCGTCGTTGCGACCAACAGACCGATCCCCAGCACCAACGCGAGCCTTCCCATCACTTGTCAGACCCCCTTAGAGGTGTACGGCTTCCGACTGTTTTCCACAAAGGTAAGCACCGCTCTAGGACGAAACCTCTTGCATCACTGCACTGAGGTGATCTAATGCGCTGCGCCCTGTTCTGGTTCCTTTCCGTCACAGCCGCCTGTTCGGCTTTGGCCCAGACGGTCAATCCTATCGACTACGCCCGCGAGGCCACGGTCAAGGCATCTTGCGCCGCCGGGGCTCCTGACGCCAAGTACGGCATCAGCAGCGCCACGGACGGCAACCCCTCAACCTGGTGGGCCTCCTCCGCCAACCCGAAGTACCCGATCCAGGTTTCCCTGGGTTTCCCTCGGCCCGTCACCGTCGATACCCTTCTGCTCACCCAGGGCAACCCGCTACCGATCTACTCCTGGATCAAGCGCCTACGGGTTGAGTCCCCGG of the Armatimonadia bacterium genome contains:
- a CDS encoding SIMPL domain-containing protein, translating into MGRLALVLGIGLLVATTGFAQMYPTGPSPQDTITVTSMGTAEAPPEWAEVVLTIQGTGPTAQSALMVNQDRRDRAVSKLVEQGVKQADIKPGAPRISAGGLQQMMGGNKDKDSFFVSSTLTVRINQIDPGLVFDDAARIVDAAGAEGAAVNPMVVSQMLTSQDMIRFGVKDAKALQQKALSEAIDQSRSVAEMAAAKAGRKLGALVGLQVMGVGDEGGLMAMMRMFTPPSGSGTASASAMVAATYKVE